One genomic region from Lycorma delicatula isolate Av1 chromosome 1, ASM4794821v1, whole genome shotgun sequence encodes:
- the LOC142317626 gene encoding uncharacterized protein LOC142317626, producing the protein MTHDLVSELVIEQRADLLIITELNKYFVARSGWMVDTNGDVAIMDVSGRIAWRLTSRSGGMLAVESDSTLAIGAYVSPNCDIHEFTRRLDIIQGVVNNARKKVIILGDFNSKAIAAGSAHTNRRGEILTDMMGAISCHCVNDGTSTYEARGHLSVLDLTIIDDRWSREHWYWRVLPHNVASDHHDTMITIKGSD; encoded by the coding sequence ATGACTCATGATTTGGTTAGTGAACTGGTCATAGAGCAGAGGGCTGATTTACTGATAATCACGGAGCTGAACAAGTACTTTGTTGCTAGATCAGGCTGGATGGTGGATACAAATGGTGACGTGGCAATTATGGATGTAAGTGGCAGGATAGCATGGAGATTGACTTCCAGATCTGGAGGCATGTTGGCGGTGGAGTCGGATTCAACACTAGCGATTGGTGCCTATGTGTCTCCAAACTGTGACATACATGAATTTACTAGAAGACTAGACATAATACAAGGAGTAGTAAATAACGCTAGGAAGAAAGTCATTATTCTAGGTGATTTCAATAGTAAAGCGATTGCAGCAGGGAGCGCACACACCAATCGCAGAGGTGAGATCCTTACGGATATGATGGGGGCAATTAGCTgtcattgtgtaaatgatggcaCCTCTACATATGAGGCGAGAGGACACTTGTCAGTCTTGGACTTAACAATCATAGACGATAGATGGAGTAGGGAACACTGGTACTGGCGAGTGTTACCACATAATGTGGCGAGTGACCATCATGACACTATGATTACCATAAAAGGCTCAGACTAA